A stretch of Clostridium formicaceticum DNA encodes these proteins:
- a CDS encoding class I SAM-dependent methyltransferase — MAQLELKDWIEAWQPSEQNASACTSFWDNRAKTYNEGVSLGEANHVMDLLRSKGILQKNNTVLDIGCGPGRYTIPMAKECKEVFAIDISQEMLQYAKDHATGAGLNNIIYDQKNWEDIHIKEYGWEKKFDLVLASMTPGVYNFSTFKKMLEVSKGYCYLSGFIQRSNQLWDPLQKEILGENSKKKQKEDKIYYAFNILWKLGYHPEIFYQEKIWEQEWDLEEIQQLYRQRFEINHHIQQEDIEKIEKFLDVHQKNGKVIEKTEAKTAALIWRV; from the coding sequence ATGGCACAACTAGAATTAAAGGATTGGATAGAAGCTTGGCAGCCTAGTGAGCAAAATGCATCAGCCTGTACTTCCTTTTGGGATAATAGGGCAAAAACCTATAATGAAGGTGTATCTCTTGGAGAGGCAAATCATGTGATGGATTTGTTAAGAAGCAAAGGAATACTACAAAAAAATAATACAGTATTGGATATAGGCTGTGGTCCTGGAAGGTATACCATACCTATGGCAAAGGAATGCAAAGAAGTTTTTGCTATAGATATTTCACAGGAAATGCTGCAGTATGCAAAAGATCATGCTACAGGTGCAGGGTTAAACAATATTATCTATGATCAAAAGAACTGGGAAGATATTCATATAAAGGAATATGGCTGGGAAAAGAAGTTTGATCTTGTTCTGGCATCTATGACACCAGGGGTCTATAATTTTTCTACCTTCAAAAAGATGCTGGAGGTCAGCAAAGGCTATTGTTATTTAAGTGGTTTTATTCAACGCAGTAATCAACTTTGGGACCCATTACAGAAAGAAATCCTAGGAGAAAATAGTAAAAAGAAACAAAAGGAAGATAAGATTTATTATGCCTTTAATATATTATGGAAATTAGGGTATCACCCAGAGATTTTTTATCAGGAAAAAATATGGGAGCAGGAATGGGATTTAGAAGAAATTCAACAATTGTACAGACAAAGATTTGAAATTAATCATCATATTCAGCAGGAGGATATAGAAAAGATAGAAAAATTCCTTGATGTCCATCAAAAAAATGGAAAAGTCATAGAAAAAACAGAAGCTAAAACAGCTGCATTGATTTGGAGGGTTTAA